The sequence below is a genomic window from Draconibacterium halophilum.
CAAGTTTTATAGTAATGGAAGTTGTGTTTTGGGCTGGAGGTTTGCTGGTAGGAAAAGAACTGTTCACCAAATACAAAAAGCAGTTAAACCCGGCAAATTGGTTTAAAAAGAAAGAGCAAAACGGTTAGTCGAATAAGGCGTTAACACGATAAAACTTCTTTCATTCTCACTTCACCCTCGCTTCATTCTGCCTTGCTTTTTTTACTGATTTTTTGTAACTTATATGTTGCACCAAAAATCTTTAGCCATGGATATAAATGATTACATTTCGTTTGCCTCAGCAAATCCGGTTTGCTATTTGGCCACCTGCGACGGCGATCAGCCACGGGTAAGAACCGTTCGCTTATTTTTTGCCGATAAAACGGGTTTCTATTTCGGTACGCTCTCTCCAAAAGACATGTCGAAGCAACTTCACCACAATCCAAAAGTTGAAGTATGTTTTTATAACAATCCACACAATCAGGCACAAGCAAAACAAATGCGCTTAACCGGCACCGTTGAATTCGTCGACGACCCGAAAATGTTACAACGCTTGCATAAAAAACGCCTCTACCTTGACGACATTGCCGGAAGAGATCTGGAACCAATTAGCGAAATTTTTAAAGTTTCTACAGGCGATGTGCACTTTTGGAGCTTGAGCGATGTTATGAATGAAGCGAACCTGGAACACAAGGTTTTCTGAAGCTTTAGTAATTGTCTTGTGTACCGTTCAGTGATAAAATAGACTTGCGCCACACCGCAAAAGTGATTGTTATGAAAAAGTAGCGGTCAACTCCAATTAAGCACGTTTCAATTAAAAATATAGCAGTTGCAAAAACATTCAATTTACTCCAATAAAAAAGGCTTCAGGTAATTCTGAAGCCTTTTTTATGCTACTATTTTCGCTCACAATACTTTAAAACCAAGCGTGAGCATAAACGAAGTTGAATTCCCGTTTATCAAATTCGGGTCGTCGTATATGTTACTAACATGCTCCATCCTGGCATCAAGAGTAAGGAACAATACATCAACTCCCAGCCCATATTGCACACCGAATAAGTGATCGTTAAAAAATTCATCATGCAAATACGGATCCAGCTCATCCGGATAATCGGCATCGGTTACAAAACTGAATACAGGCCCCGCCATAATTCGAAAATCAACCATCGAACTTTTTATCAACTTATACCCCAAAAGAACCGGAACATCAATATTTTTATAATCAAATCCTCCACTTAATGAAATCAGATCGGTCGGATCATCATACGAGAGATCACCACCTTTTTTACTAAAATAAACTTCAGGCTGAACGTAAAAACGGTTAAACCCAACGCGGCCAAATGCCCCCCAATGTACTTTAGTAATTGCATCTGAGTTTAGGTCAAATTCCCCGTCAAGACTCATATTTGAGTAATGCACTCCTGCTTTTAAACCCAGATCAAAAACAGGCTGTGCAAAACTAATTGTGGTAAATAACATTAAAATAGAAGCAAAAAGAAATCGTTTCATAACTATTGTGTTTTTGTTTAATAACGTTAAAATCAGAATTCAAGTATACGGAGATTTTATGAATATGCACAAACCTTTTTATCGGAAATTCAGGCATGAATATTGCTAATTCCACTTCAAAAACAAACAAACCATGAAAAAACATTTACCTTTTCTATTCATATTAGCTACTGTTATACTTTTTCAAGGCTGTTCAAGTCCCAAGTATATATACGACAAATCAAGTTACGAACGACAAAAAGAACTACGCAATTCTCGTGGTGGAAATGTTTTTGTTGATGTAATGGCGGGAGTAGGAACTGTTTTTGTAGGTGCAATGCTCGAATGCGAAATTGACTATGTACCTTCTGAGCAACAATTTAAAAAGCTGAATTTGATAAATCCTACAAACGATACACTTTATATAAATATGCTTACCGACCTGATTTGGGATAACGAAGGCTATTGTGATTTTATGGATATTCGCATTCCTCCAAAATTAAATTGTAAAGTTATGGTTCCCATGCATGCTGCTTACAATTTATATTTTAGCGATACACCCGAAAGCCACGACGATGAGATGATAGAGATTTTTACAACCGATGTAAAACGATTCACCCTCTACCCGGGAATGACCTTGGAAGCTGACAGTTCTATACTACCTGCCAAATAACAACATCCATTTTTAATGACATATTAACAATTAACACCATTTTGTCAACAAATAGCCCGATTTATACTACTATGTATCATTGACTTAGAAACTTGTTTCTCATAATTTGCAAAAAACTAAAAGCAAGAGGATATGAAGAATTTTAAGCACAGCATTGGGGCAGTTGTAATCGTGGTAATTTTGCTAACTACAATAGTATTATTATTCCCACTGGCATTCGATAACCAGAAAGTTTACAGCATAATTGTATACGCTTCAATAGCTATTTTTATTTTGCTTTTGCTCTTGCTGATTTATATTAACCTTTTTTCACTACAGCATAAAAAGCATTGATTTATAAAAAGTTAACTTAACTACTATCCAATAAACCTTTTAAACTCCCTGTAATCTTTAACTGCCTTAAAATTTCTTGGTAATTTGGGTTCTAGCTCACGAACCTGCCACCCTGTAATAAACACTTTCTGGTGCTGATAAACTTCTTTTAAATTGGCCAGGTAATGCTCCAGTTCTTCTTTATTAATGGAGCTGATAAACGCAGTAAAGATGTATTCAATCTGTATATGCGATTTCATTTTTTCAAGATCTGCAAAGGGCACAAACTGCCCCAAATAAATAACATTATACCCCGATTTTGCAGCTAAATACGAGTAAAACAGCAAACTTAATTCGTGCAACTCGTTATCCGGCAAATAAAAAAGTATGCTTTTATCTCTTTCATTGTTAAGCCCCAAACTGTCGATGGCAGCAATTACTTTTTGGCGAATAATATTCGACACATAATGTTCTTGCGCCGGGAATATCGATCCTACCTGCCAATAGGTTCCAATTCGCTCAAACAAACCAAAAAATACGCCTTGCATCGCCTCCTCAATTCCAAACTTCTCAATAATTTCGTTTACCAGGGTTTGAAATCCAATATTGTCGAAATTTACCATATGCAGCAATAGTTGCTCTACATAGCTTTGCTCTGTTTTTTTATTTTTGGCAACATCAATTACTGTCCCTTTTATCTTTTCGTCCTCCCAGCCAGCAACTTTCGATATTTTATAACCATTTCTTACCAACAACGAAACATTCAGCATGCGCTTTAAATCGTTGTCGGTATAATACCTGATATTTGTGTCGGTTCTTTCCGGCTTTAACAAATCGTATCTTTTCTCCCATATTCGTATGGTATGTGCCTTAATGCCCGATAAAGTCTCCAAGTCTTTTATTGAATATCCTTCTGTCTTCATTTTTTTAGAAAATTATGTTGTCATGCGTATAAAACTATAATTACAACATTGCCAACACCTATTTTGTTTAATGTTAAAACTACAAATAATAAACAAAAATACACTTTTTTCTTGTTGAAATTATTTTTAAAAGAATGTTGACGAATACTACAGCATTTTAAATTTTATGTCATTTTTGTAAGAAATTGCACACAATGATTAAACGAATACTATTTATTACTCTTCTTTTGGTTGCAGGGTTATTGTCAGTTTATGGTCAAAAATATGCCATAGTAATACATGGTGGAGCTGGCGTTATGTCGAAAGACAAAATGAACGAAGAAGCCCGGACAGAATACAAAGCCAAACTAAATGAAGCACTTCAGTTAGGAGAACAACTTTTGAAAGACGGAGCAACTGCTACCGATGTTGTGGTAAAGGTTATTAACGTTATGGAAAACTCGCCACTATTTAACTCAGGCAAAGGAGCCGTTTTTACCCACGACGGAGTAAATGAACTAGATGCCTCAATAATGGAAGGGAAAACACTGAACGCCGGAGCTGTTGCCGGCGTGCAGGATATAAAAAATCCTATTAATGCTGCACGCGAAGTGATGGATAACTCGGAACATGTTATGCTGAGCGGAAAAGGTGCTTCTGAATTCGCCAAACAACAAGGTCTTGAAATCGTACCCAACAAATATTTTTATACGGAGCGCCGTTACCAGTCGTTGCAAAATTTATTAAAACGCGAGCGCGAACGCACTCAAAAAGACAATACCGGAACGGTTGGTTGCGCTGTTCTCGATACCCACGGAAATTTATGTGCAGGCACATCCACCGGAGGAATGACCAACAAAAAATATGGCCGTATTGGCGATTCGCCCATAATTGGTGCCGGTACCTATGCCAATAATAAAACATGCGCCATTTCGTGCACGGGCATGGCGAATATTATATTCGGTTGGGATTTGCACGCGATATTTCGGCAATGATGGAATACCAAAACCTGAGTGTTACCGAGGCTTGTAAAAAAGAAATCGACAAACTGAGCGAACTTGAAGGCACCGGCGGCGTTATTGCTGTTGATGCCGATGGTAATATTGCCATGGAATTTAACACCAGCGGAATGTTCCGTGGTTTTATAAAATCAAGTGGCGAGAAAGAAATTGCTATTTTTAAAAACGAATAATAAAATCTGTTGTCCCGAAATTTGTAAGACACAGCAATAAACCGGTATGAATTTTCTTTATCCAACATTTTTATTTGCGCTATTGGCAGTTGCCATTCCTATACTTATACACTTGTTTAGTTTCAAGCGCTACAAAACCGTATATTTTAGCAATGTCAGCTTTTTAAAAGACATCAAAAAAGAGTCGGAAAAGAAATCGCGGCTGAAACAATTACTGCTCCTTGCCGCACGAATTCTCACTATAATATTCCTGGTTTTTGCATTTGCCCAACCGTTTATTCCCACCAACAACGATGCTCAAAAACAAAGCAATCAGTTGGTAGCAGTCTATATCGACAATTCATTTTCGATGAATGCGCTATCGGAACAAGGACAATTGCTGGAAGTAGCACGTAATAAAGCCCTTGAAATTTGTATGGCCTACCCGCCCGGAACAAAATTCAGATTGTTTACCAACGATTTGAATCCGAAACACCAACACGTTTTTAATAAAGAACAGTTTATTCAACAGGTTTCAAACATTCAGGCTAGTCCTACGTTGGTGCCTTTGTCGATTATTTATAACCGTTTTGCCAGCGAAATTAACGATAACGAAGCCGATAAGAACCTGTATTTTATTTCCGATTTTCAACGCAGCATCACCGATATTGATAATTTTTCGGAGCCGGGAATTTTCAGTTACTACCTTCCGTTGGTACCAAACGAAGTTGCCAATCTTTACATCGATTCGTGTTGGGTGGAATATCCGGCTCACCGATTGGGGCAGGAAGAAAATATGTTTGTCAGGATAAAAAACAGCTCCAGCCAAAATTACCAGAATCTGCCCTTGAAGCTGTTTCTGAACGACTCCATTAAATCGATTACCAATTTCACGGTTGAAGCGCAAAACGAGATTATTGCCAACCTGAAATACAACAATACCAGCAGTGGCTCGCAATTGGGAAAGATTGAAATTACCGATTATCCGTTTACGCATGATAATAACTGGTACATCAGCTATTTTGTTGAACCCAAATTAAAAGCACTGGCCC
It includes:
- a CDS encoding pyridoxamine 5'-phosphate oxidase family protein codes for the protein MDINDYISFASANPVCYLATCDGDQPRVRTVRLFFADKTGFYFGTLSPKDMSKQLHHNPKVEVCFYNNPHNQAQAKQMRLTGTVEFVDDPKMLQRLHKKRLYLDDIAGRDLEPISEIFKVSTGDVHFWSLSDVMNEANLEHKVF
- a CDS encoding porin family protein — encoded protein: MKRFLFASILMLFTTISFAQPVFDLGLKAGVHYSNMSLDGEFDLNSDAITKVHWGAFGRVGFNRFYVQPEVYFSKKGGDLSYDDPTDLISLSGGFDYKNIDVPVLLGYKLIKSSMVDFRIMAGPVFSFVTDADYPDELDPYLHDEFFNDHLFGVQYGLGVDVLFLTLDARMEHVSNIYDDPNLINGNSTSFMLTLGFKVL
- a CDS encoding MerR family transcriptional regulator, which translates into the protein MKTEGYSIKDLETLSGIKAHTIRIWEKRYDLLKPERTDTNIRYYTDNDLKRMLNVSLLVRNGYKISKVAGWEDEKIKGTVIDVAKNKKTEQSYVEQLLLHMVNFDNIGFQTLVNEIIEKFGIEEAMQGVFFGLFERIGTYWQVGSIFPAQEHYVSNIIRQKVIAAIDSLGLNNERDKSILFYLPDNELHELSLLFYSYLAAKSGYNVIYLGQFVPFADLEKMKSHIQIEYIFTAFISSINKEELEHYLANLKEVYQHQKVFITGWQVRELEPKLPRNFKAVKDYREFKRFIG